TCGGGCCTTGTACCTGACTTCAGGAGTTTTCACCATGAAAGAAAAACTGATCGTCGGCCTGGTGCAGCAGAGCTGCAGTGCCGACCGCGCTGCGAACATCGAAAAGAGCATAGCCGGCATCCGCCGGGCCGCCGCGCAGGGAGCCGGACTCATTGTGCTGCAGGAGCTGCACGCCGGCCTCTACTTCTGCCAGACCGAGGATACCGACTGCTTCGACCAGGCGGAATCGATCCCCGGCCCGGCCACTGAAACCTTTGGCGCCCTGGCACGGGAACTCGGGGTGGTGCTCGTCCTCTCCCTGTTCGAAAAGCGCGCCGCCGGTCTCTACCATAACACCGCCGTGGTGCTGGAGAAGGACGGTTCCATCGCCGGAAGATACCGCAAGATGCACATCCCCGACGACCCGGGCTATTACGAGAAGTTCTACTTCACCCCCGGCGACCTCGGCTTCAACCCCATCGACACCTCGGTCGGGCGGCTGGGGGTGCTGGTCTGCTGGGATCAGTGGTATCCCGAGGCGGCCCGCCTGATGGCCATGGCCGGAGCCGAGCTGCTTATCTATCCGACCGCCATCGGCTTCGACCCGAATGACATCCCGGAGGAGCAGCAGCGGCAGCGCGAGGCCTGGACCACCATCCAGCGCGCCCACGCCGTGGCAAACGGGCTGCCGGTCGTCAGCGTCAACCGGGTCGGTTTTGAGACCGACCCCAGCGGGAAGACGGCCGGAGCTCTCTTCTGGGGGGGAAGTTTCGTCGCCGGCTGCCAGGGGGAGATGCTGGCGCGGGCGGATGCGGCCAAAGAGGAAGTGCTGGTGGTGGAGATCGACCGGCAACGCGGCGAAGCCGTCCGGCGCATCTGGCCCTTCCTGCGCGACCGCCGCATCGACGCCTACCAGGATCTCTTGAAACGTTACCGGGATTGAACGGTGTAGGGGCGGACTGCGTCCGCCCAGGGCGCATGCAATGCGCCCCTACGCGTAGAAAACGGAGGGCCGATGGATTTGATTTTAAACGACATCGAAGTGCGGGTGCTCGGCTGTCTCGTCGAGAAGGAGATGACCACGCCTGAGTACTACCCCTTGAGCCTCAACGCCCTGACCAATGCCTGCAACCAGAAGTCGAACCGCGATCCCGTGCTGGATATCGGGGAGACCGATGTGGTCCGCGCCCTCGACGGGCTGCGTTTCAAGGGGCTGGCAATGCAGGCCGCCGACGGCGGACGGGTCCCCAAGTACCGCCACGCTCTGGCCGGCAAGCTCTACCTCGAACCGCCGGAGTTGGCCATCCTCGGCGAGCTGCTGCTGCGCGGTCCGCAGACCGTTGGCGAACTGCGCGGCCGGGCCGAGCGCATGCACCCTTTCCCCTCGCTGGAGAACGTCGAGGCGATCCTGCAGGAGTTGCAGGAGAGAGAAGTCCCCCTGGTCGTCAAGCTCCCCCGACAACCGGGGCGCAAGGAGCACCGCTACCTGCACCTGCTTGCCGGCGAGCCCAAACTGGCGGCCGAAGAACAAACCGCGCCCCCCGAAACCGCACGATCGCAGGTCATGGCCGAAAACGAGCGGATCGCCCGACTCGAGGCAGAAGTGGGGGCCCTGCGCGATGAGCTCGCCGCCCTGCGCCAGGAGCTTGCGGAATTCAGGACACAGTTCGAATAGGCTCTGCTTTTCATAGGTCCCATAAGTCCCATTGGTCCCAAGAGACCTATGGGACTTATGGGACCTATAACCGTCTTCCCCTGCTTGACCCTTCCCCCTCTCTCAGCGATCCCGCAGCAGCACCCCGCCCCGGTAGAGCAGCCAGAATGCCCCCATCTGCACGACGTGATAGAAGTCGTTGTGGTTGAAGTGCTCGTGCAGCCTCAGGCCGCTCGCCTGGATGCCGGCGGCGGCAAATGAAACGATCACGCCGCCGATGAGCCAGGGAGCAAACTGCTCACGCCGCGCCACCGCCGCATGAATCGCCAGCAGAAACACGCCGAGCAGAGCGGGCGCATAGTCATAGATGACGAAGCGGAAGTCGTCGTGACCGAGCATCCAGCCCGCATAGACCAGGAACTTCAGGCCGGCCAGGGCCAGCAGCCATTTTCTAGGAGCGCCGGAAAGGGTGGCAAGGACGGCGCCGGCGAACAGGCAGAGAGCTGCCAGTCCCACGGCGAAGACGGTGAACTTCCAAAGCAGAAAAGCAGGGAGACCTTCGAGGTAAGGCAGAAAACCGTGATAGCTCCCCCCGGCCAGGGCGGCAGCGGCCGAAGCGTAAAAACCCACCGCCCAGCAGCGGATTGCCCGCTGCCCGGAGCGGCGCCAGACAGCCTGCAGCCGTACGCCCAGGCAGAAAACGAGGCCGGCCAGCAGGTAGTCGGTGAACAGGGTCATCGGTTCGGAGACTTGCATGCAGCTCCCCTGGCTGGGCGGATGATCAGTAGAACCGGTAAGTGGCCCCCAGCATGACCGCCTGCGACTCCCAGTTCACCTCGTTGAGCCGCGTTTCTCCCACCGTGCCGTCGGCCAAAAAAACCTGGTCTCTGCCAGGGTCGGTCTCCCAGTCCGCATAATCGTAGCCCAGTTCCACGCTCCACCGCTCTCCCAGGCTCCAGGCGGCGGCGACGGCAAGGACGATTCCGTCGCCGTCCGCGCTGTGTTTGAAGCTCGTCGGGTGGGCCAGGTCCGTTCGCATGTTCCAGTTCGCTTTGGCCTCGTAGTCGGCCCAGTGATATTCGGCCGAACCAGTGAGAGTGAGACGAGCCGACGGCCGGATTTCAAGATCGACACCGATCCAGGGCCCAAACCACTCGGCTTCGTAGGTGCTGTCGAGACCGGGGAGAGGTCCCAATGGCGGCAGAATCAGCTCACCGGGGCCCAAAACAGCATCCGCCAACGCCTGGTTGGCGACAGTCTGCACGCCGTCGGTGATGCGCAGATTCTGCTCGTGATAGGAAAAGCCGACCAGCGGGGTGACGATGAACTTCCCCTCCCGGAACCCGAAGCGGGGCCCGATGGCGAGGGCGACGTCGAGCACATTGTCACCGTCGGTCTTGTTGTTGGAGCGGGAGAATTCGAGGGTGCGATTGTCCCCCAGAAAGTCCGAATCCTGATTGTCGCCGTCGACGATCCAGCCGTAGCCGAGCAAACCCTTGACGCAGGCATCGAAAGAAGGGAAGTTATCCAGGCCGAAAATCGCCTTTGCCTTCGCCCGCACCTGGTATATCTCCAGGTCCTCCCACTCCAGTTCGGAAAGGACGTTGGGGCTGGTCCCCTGGGGAGTGCCGGCGATATTCCAGTCGAACTGGTCCTGCCGGTAGCCGGCGCCGAGCTGGAGATCAAGACTCGGGGCTACCTCCGCACGGGCCTCCATCCCTCCCGCAGTCAACAGCAATGTCAGCAATGCGCCCGCCCACAACCGGCTCGTTCCTGCTCCCCGCATCGTCCCTCTCGCCATGGTCGCCACCTCCCTTGAAACCCGGTCGGAATCCCCTCGCCCTTTATCGGTAAGAATTTGAAGAGTATGTGGTCAGCTGTCGACGATGTCAATAGCCGGCACCCCGCTCGCAGCTTTACCCGGAAATATGACCGGGAAAGGGGATGACGCGGCCGCGCCGATCTGCCATGATAAGATGTGCATGCAGCAGCCGACTTGCGAGACAACACCTATGGAGCAGGAACCCGACATCGCAGCAACGGAGGTTTGGCGGGCCGTCCCTGCCAAATTGGACGATTCCGCTTCCTTCACCATCCTTTCCGGGCGCCGGCTGCACAACTGGCTCCTGGTCCTGGAGGCGCGCGGGGTCCCCTGCCGGGCCGAGCGACGCGGCTTCGGCTGGCAATTGCTGGTGCCGGACGACCGCTTTGAGTCCGCTCGGGAGGAATTGCGCCGATTCGAAGCTGAAAACCGCAACTGGCCCCCGCCCCTGCCACCGCAGGCTCCCTTAGCGGACAACCGCCTGGCGACCGTCTCGGTGCTTCTCCTGCTGGCCACCTTCCACAACCTCACCCTGCTCGATCTCGATCTCCTGGGCCACCACCCGGTCGACTGGATCACACTCGGCAACGCCCACGCCGAACTGATTCTCGCCGGTCAGTGGTGGCGGCCGGTCACCGCCCTTACCCTGCACTCCGGCTGGCTGCACCTGCTGGGCAACCTGACCCTCGGCGGGATCTTCCTGGTCCGACTCTGCCGCAATCTCGGCTCGGGCCTTGCCTGGAGTCTGATGCTCGCCGCCGGCACTCTCGGCAACCTGACCAACGCCTGCCTCCAGCAGCCGGACCACCGCGCGGTGGGCGCCTCGACCGCCGTCTTCGGCGCGGTAGGCCTGCTCGCCGCACTCAGCCTGGTCAATTACCGCCACCAACTGCGCCGGCGCTGGCCGCTACCGGTCGCCGCAGCGCTCGGGCTGCTGGCGCTCCTCGGCAGCGAAGGAGAACGCACCGACCTCGGCGCGCACCTCTTCGGATTTGCCTTCGGCATCCTTCTCGGGTTGGCGACCGGCTTTCTGCTGGGATGGTTCGGCCGGCCAGGACGACGGCTCAATGCGCTGTTGGCGGTGGCGAGTGCCGGTGTGGTATTGGGCGCGTGGTGGGCGGCGCTGGTGTTCGTGGGGTAAAAAACTGCGCCCTGGGCAGGGCAAGCCCTGCCCCTACAGCTCCTGCGAATTGCGCAGAAGTTGGGTGTAGAAGCGGACCAGTTGCGCATAACCGTCCACCGAAATTCGCTCATCAGTCCCATGGACTCTCTTTAAATCTTCGGGTCCGATGCGGATGAAGGAGAAGCGGTAGATGTTGTCGCAGAGGTCGTTGAAGTAACGGCAATCGGTCGCGCCGACCACCAGATAGGGGGCCACCAGCAACTCCTCCTCGGCTGCGACCTGGCGGATCGTCCTTTCCAGCATGCCGTAACTGGCGGCGCGGACATCCGAAACCGGCGACGGCTCGCTGCGGACCGCCCTGGCCCGGATCTGCACCCGGGAATCGTCCACGATCTTCCGCACCCGTCCGATCACCCCCTCCGTCTGCTCACCCGGCATGACCCGAATATTCACCACCGCCGTGGCCCGGACCGGCAATACGTTCTCCTTGATTCCGGCGCTGAGCTGGGTGGGTGCGATGGTGGTGCGGATGCCGGCATTCATCTCGGCAGAACGGCTCAGCAGCCGCTCGACCCAGGGAGCAAAGAGCCACAGGTTGGCCAGGGCCAGACGCTTGTGGAAGGGCATCCCGGGCCCGACCCGGGCGAAAAACAGGCGGGAGAACGAGAGGTCGGCCGGTAGAGGGTTCTCCTCAAGCCGGACCAGTGCCCTGCTGAGGATGCCGATGGTCGTCTGGCGCTCCGGCAGGGAGGAG
The Desulfuromonadales bacterium DNA segment above includes these coding regions:
- a CDS encoding carbon-nitrogen hydrolase, with the protein product MKEKLIVGLVQQSCSADRAANIEKSIAGIRRAAAQGAGLIVLQELHAGLYFCQTEDTDCFDQAESIPGPATETFGALARELGVVLVLSLFEKRAAGLYHNTAVVLEKDGSIAGRYRKMHIPDDPGYYEKFYFTPGDLGFNPIDTSVGRLGVLVCWDQWYPEAARLMAMAGAELLIYPTAIGFDPNDIPEEQQRQREAWTTIQRAHAVANGLPVVSVNRVGFETDPSGKTAGALFWGGSFVAGCQGEMLARADAAKEEVLVVEIDRQRGEAVRRIWPFLRDRRIDAYQDLLKRYRD
- a CDS encoding rhomboid family intramembrane serine protease — translated: MEQEPDIAATEVWRAVPAKLDDSASFTILSGRRLHNWLLVLEARGVPCRAERRGFGWQLLVPDDRFESAREELRRFEAENRNWPPPLPPQAPLADNRLATVSVLLLLATFHNLTLLDLDLLGHHPVDWITLGNAHAELILAGQWWRPVTALTLHSGWLHLLGNLTLGGIFLVRLCRNLGSGLAWSLMLAAGTLGNLTNACLQQPDHRAVGASTAVFGAVGLLAALSLVNYRHQLRRRWPLPVAAALGLLALLGSEGERTDLGAHLFGFAFGILLGLATGFLLGWFGRPGRRLNALLAVASAGVVLGAWWAALVFVG
- a CDS encoding YceH family protein, with translation MDLILNDIEVRVLGCLVEKEMTTPEYYPLSLNALTNACNQKSNRDPVLDIGETDVVRALDGLRFKGLAMQAADGGRVPKYRHALAGKLYLEPPELAILGELLLRGPQTVGELRGRAERMHPFPSLENVEAILQELQEREVPLVVKLPRQPGRKEHRYLHLLAGEPKLAAEEQTAPPETARSQVMAENERIARLEAEVGALRDELAALRQELAEFRTQFE